From the Nodularia sphaerocarpa UHCC 0038 genome, the window ACGGGTAAGAGATTGGACAATGCTCACAAATGCTGCTGTACGAACTTTTTGGGCTTTTATTGCCAATCATCGCTCCCAAATCGACCAGGTGCAATGGAAGAGTTCTGTAATTGATTCTCTCACATTGTTGCTACCAGAGCAAACTGCTAAAATTATCCAAAATCAGCGCTGGATGCTGCGAATCATAAATTTAGTCAAGGCGTTAGAAATGCGGGGTTATCCACCAGGAGTCTCAGCACAACTACACCTGGAAGTTAAAGATGACTTGCTAACTGCCAACAATGGTAAATTTATCTTATCTGTCGCTGATGGACGTGGTGAAGTTACCAAAGGCGGTAAAGGTGAGTTGCAGTTAGACATTAAAGGATTAGCACCTCTATATACCAGCCTCTTTACTCCCCAGCAACTACAGCTTACAGGAAAACTCCATGCTACCGAAACAGCCCTATTAACAGCCACACAAATATTTGCAGGCGCTTCACCTGCGATGGCTGATTTCTTTTAAGATGATTACGAATTACTTTAACTGATTAAGACTTACGCAAGAACTCTCGGAAATCCTCTTCCCTTCGTGTCCTTCGTACCTTCGTGGTTCGTTTTTTCATATGCATCAAAGTTCTGGTCGCTGGCGTTTGGGTCTAGCATTATCGCTATTGACAGTTTTTTTGTGGGGAATTTTACCCATTGCTTTAGCAATAAATTTACAAGTCCTCGATGTTTATACGATTATTTGGTTTCGCTTTTTAATGTCATTTGCGCTACTGGCTGCGTTTTTAGGAGTGCGGGGTAAATTACCAAACTCTCAACAATTGCGTTCTAGTTCTGGTCAATTATTAGCGATCGCCACTCTATTTTTAGCATTAAATTACTTCCTATTCATGCAAGGTCTAGCCTTAACCTCACCTGCTAACGCCGAAGTTCTCATTCAATTAGCTCCCCTATTATTAAGTTTCGGTGGTTTAGCGATTTTTCAAGAACGTTATACACTGCGTCAATGGATTGGTGTTAGTATTCTCACCTCTGGTTATATTGTATTCTTTGGTGAACAACTCAGAAATTTAATCACAGCACAGAGTACTTATGTTTTCGGTAGTGCTTTGATTGTCTTAGGCGCAGCAGCTTGGGCGATTTATGCGTTGTCCCAAAAACAATTATTACAATCTTTATCTTCCGCGCACATCATGCTGATTATTTACGGCGGATGTGCTTTATTATTCACCCCATTTGCTAAACCTCAAGCAATTTTGACATTGAATAGTTTCCATTTAGTAACTTTGCTATTTTGTGCTTTTAATACTTTAATTGCCTATGGTGCTTTTGCGGAATCCTTAGAACATTGGGAAGCATCAAGAGTAAGTGCAGTCTTAGCTTTAGCTCCTATTATTACTTTAGCTTCAGTTGCCCTCGTATCAGTATTTTTACCTTCTCTAATTCCCACAGAACACCTCACTTTAATTGGCATATTAGGCGCATTTTTAGTCGTAGCTGGTTCAGTATCAATCACCTTGGGAAAAGCTGATTAATTATCTTCAAAGTTACATTTAAATACTGAGGTGGAAGAGATTTATATTTGTTATCATTTCATAATTAGTGACAAAGGGAATCTACATTTTTTGGATACATCACTAATACCATTTATTGATGAATATGCGCGCAATTAGCCTAGCGGTCAATACAGCGTCACCTCACATAAAATTGGTATAATGACGTTGCAAACATCGTCTGGGGTTCATCTCTTATTCAGAGTAACTTTGCTTTACCTATGTATATTACTCATATTTAAAGTTTCACGTTGTCATCAAGATAAATCCAGAAAAATTTATACTACCAAGGCAAAGATTATTAAGTTAATTTTCCAGGGTGTCTAAATAACTACCAAAGCCAACGCCTAGTGAAACAACATCACCAAAACAGTTGAGCGATGAATAGTTTGTTTGATAATTGGACAAGCGCCCTCATAAGACATTCGCTCTTGCTGGTTCTAGCAATACTGCTGTCAATATTTGGAATTAATATTTCTATAGTTGCAGCAGAGCGAATTTATGCGACTTTTTCCGCCATAGAAACGTCGATTTCAATCACGACTTTAGCAAAATACGCCGAAGATGGTACGATTAACAATGAATTAGCATTCTATCAGCAATATCTGCCACCAAAGCAGTTTCAAGAATTTCCAGGAATTTTACTCACCCCCGTGAAAGTGAGTCCAGAGGTGGCTTCTCAATTTCTCTACACACCACAAGGCGAATTTCTGCTCCACCGCTTGGCGCAAGTGATTCAACCCAAATCTGCTCAAGCACAAGGCGGATTTCACGCTTTAAGGTCAGCATTAATTTCAGCCTCTGCTGAACCAGGGGGTTTAACATTATTAAATCTGTTACGCAAATATCCCTATAGCAGCGTTCATATTGATTTAAGGCGTAGTTTCGCTATAGCTAAGGAATTAGAAACAGTCATGAATCAGACTCATGATGCGATCGCCGCCGTGGCAAAACAGTCTAATATAGAAGCTGCGACAATTCCCAAACCGCGAAATTTCTTACCATTAGCAGATTTACGTAGTCAGGGAAAGTTTCAGTCGCACAAACACACAGTGAGATTTTTCGACTCCACACGCGATCGCCTCTTGCTGACTGATATTTATATTCCCCAAGTCCAAAAACCAGTACCTGTAATTGTGATTTCTCATGGTTTGGGTACAGACAGCAGCAACTTTGAATATTTAGCCACACATCTAGCTTCCCACGGATTAGCCGTAGTTGTTCCCAATCATCCGGGTAGCAGTGCGAAACAATTGCAAACATCATTGCATCAGCAAACCAGCCAACTGATAGCACCAGAGGAATTTATAGAGCAACCTTTAGATGTAAAATATGTCTTAAATCAACTGGAAAAAATCAACCAGTCTGATTTCCGGTTTCAGAGTCGGCTAAATTTGCAACAAGTGGGAGTCTTTGGTCAATCTTTAGGTGGTTATACAGCCTTGGCTTTGGTTGGCGCTAAAATTAACTTTCAGCAATTAGCAGCAGACTGTACACCAGAAACCCTGCAAAAATCCTGGAATATGTCTTTACTATTTCAATGCAGTGCTTTGGCTTTGCATAACAACCCTAGTCAAGAGTATAACTTGCAAGATGACAGAATAAAAGCGGCGATCGCAGTCAATCCAATTACCAGCTCAATTTTTGGTCAAGCAAGTTTAAGCCAAATCAAAACCCCTGTAATGATTGTCGGTAGTAGTGATGATACAGTTGCACCAGCATTATACGAGCAAATTCAACCTTTTTCCTGGTTGACCACTTGCCAAAAGTACCTCGTTATGCTTTTAGGTGGAACCCACTTTTCTACAATTGGTGATGGAAACCCCGCCAGTCAGCAAATATCATTACCCACAGACTTAGTTGGGGATGCTTCCCAAGCACGTGACTACATGAATGTTTTGAGTTTACCTTTCTTTCAAACTTATGTTGCCGGCAAATCACAATACCGCCCCTATCTGAATGCAGCTTATACTAAAACTATTTCCCGTGCATCTCTAGGCTTGAGTCTCGTCAAATCCCTCAGCCAAACTGAATTAGCACCAGCCTTAAAACAACACGGGAGCAACCTCTTCAAAGATTTGGGCTTCTGGATGTTAGCTGTTAGTATGTCAATGCTGCGTGGGACAATGTTGATTTTTTGGACATCCCTAATTGGTTAAAGTGGAATTATCTGTTAAAATTACAAAATTTCACTGTGCAAGGTTTTCTTAACTTAAACAAACCCTTTGACTGGACATCTCACGACTGCGTGGCGCGGGTGCGAAAACTCTTGCGCCTCAAACGTGTAGGACACGCCGGAACCTTAGATCCAGCCGCCACTGGAGTCTTACCCATCGCACTGGGTACAGCTACCAGACTATTACAATATCTCCCAGAAAACAAAGCCTACAAAGCCACCATTCGCTTAGGTGTGCAGACCACAACCGACGATTTGCAAGGTGAAATCATCACATCTCAACCTTGTTCGGGATTAAATTTTGCTGACGTTACCACAGCAATGGCACAATTTCACGGAAAAATAGAGCAAATACCCCCAATTTACAGCGCCATTCAAGTAGATGGAAAACGCCTCTACGACTTAGCACGCAAAGGGGAAATAGTGGAAGTTCCCAAACGCACAGTGGAAATTTTTCACACAGAGATTTTAGATTGGCGAGACGGAGATTTTCCCGAATTGGATGTGGCGATCGCCTGTGGAAGTGGTACATATATTAGAGCGATCGCCCGTGACTTAGGCGCAACCCTAGAAACTGGTGGAACTCTCGCCGCATTAATCCGCACAGCAAGTAGTGGTTTCCACCTCACAGATAGTCTCACCCTCACAGACTTAGAAACCCAAATACAAGCCGGGACATTTCAACCGAGTCATCCCGATATCGCCTTACAACACTTACCATCAGTCACATTACCCGCCATATCAGCTCAAAAATGGTGTCAAGGGCAAAAAATACCAATCACTCTCGATTTTTCCGGTATAACCAGAGTTTACAATCAAGAAACTTGCCTACTGGGTATAGGAAAACTACAAGACAGCGTGCTAATACCAACAACAGTATTGAAAACTTAAACCCCAAGCACCCTGCTGAATTTCAAAGTTGTGAGCAATAATTAGATCACTTATTAAACTTCTATGCTTTGTCTCCCCTCCTCGCTTGCGGGGAGGGGCTGGGGGTGGGGTGGTAGATTGTGGTAATCGTAAATAATTCACCAGATGTCTAATACCCTCCTAACCGATGTGACTAGACTACATCTGAGAAACTTAACAAAGTAACTAGGCGTAAAACTCCAAAAACTTCTAAGCTAATTGCAGATATTAGACATGACTGCAATCAGTATTAGGAGTAGCTGCTATGCCGACAATTCATTTAGTCGATGGTGAAAAGGGTGGAGTAGGAAAATCTCTGCTCACTAGGACAATGATTCAGTATTGTCTAGATAAGAGAATACCATTTGTACCTGTAGAAACTGATAGGTCTAATCCTGATGTAGCTGGAGTGTATAAAGGAATATGCCAGTATGCAGTATTTACTGAAGACGAACGCCACGCCGACAAAGCAGATAAAATCTTCGAGATGGCCATGTCCAAGCCAGTCATAGTCAACTTAGCCGCTCAATCCCATAGAGCCGTAAAAAGCTGGATAGAGAAAAATCTGTTAATAGAATTAGGACGTTCTGAGGGAGTAAGTTTTTGCAAATGGTTTGTATCTACAGGAGGATATGACAGCCTCAACCTGTTTGTTCAGTCAGTAAATAGCTACGGTGATCATATCCCCCATATTTTAGTCAGAAATTTAGGGCTATGCGATGATTGGGAACACGTTGAATCTGATCCTGCAATTCAAAATTTAGTTGGACAACATAACATTAAGGTAGTAGATTTTCCCAAACTCGCATACAAAGAAAGAAATATCATTGACCAACAGCGCCTAACTTTTGCCCAAGCGCGAGAGTATCAAGAATTTGGGGTGCTTGGTAAACAGCGCGTTGTGCAATTTCTCAAACTAGCTTATTCTTCTTTTGAAAAAGTAGGTATTTGGTATGAAGAAGTTAAATAGAAAAGCACGTAAGTAGGTACGCAAGAAAATTTAAATGTAGGGTGTGTTATCGCTTTAGCGTAACGCACCTTGAATTGTTTACACTGAGCGCAGCCGAAGTGTTGCCGGTGCGTTAACCTACGGTATAACACACCCTACATTCAATTCATCGTTCTTCAAATATAAAGGAAATTTTCCCCGCCCACTTACTCCCAAGTAGCAGCATCTCGTAATACAGGCGGAATTTCCCCTTGTGAGAGGGGAAACTCCAACAAAGTTTCTCTATAACCCAAATATCCCGACTCAGCAAAAGACAACAGCATTCGCCCCAGCGCCAACCACACCTCAGGCTCATATTCCCAATCACGATAACGGGAAGCTCGACCAGCAATTGAACGTAGCGCCCAAAAATATGAATTTCTCACCACCGAACCACCCTTTTTAAATGCTGGTACGTCCTCGTGGTTGAGAAAAAGGATTGTATCTTCAATTCTGGCTCTCATAAGCTGAAAAACATCTAGTTTGCATATTTAAATTACATTAAACTCTTGTGGGGTGGGCATCTTGCCCGCCCATGTTATGCAAGTTAAATGGCCATTAGCTTATCAGCCATTATAATTGATAGGCGCATACCGATTTTACAGGAGAGAGAGGACTAAAGTCCTCACTACGAGACGCTACGCGAACACTACGAACCATTAAAAATTTGAGGTTAAACCCACACGAAAAGTCAAGCCAGGACTGTATATCCGATTAACTCGTTCATATTGCTCACCGAGTAAATTTTCGAGATAAACCGTCAGTCCCAAATTGCGGGTTACAGGAATCCGACCACTCAAATCTAAATTTAAAAAAGAAGGCGCAAAATCTCGGCTCGTTTCACCAGGGACATTAAAAAAAGCACGCCGAGTGCCACTGTTATAGGTAACATACAAATTAGCATTCCAGCCAGAATTTTGATAACCTACACCAGCTTGGGCGACAGAATAAGGAATAAAACCTAACTGTAAACCTGCTTCTGTGCCTGTTTTGATTTGAGCATCTGTATAAGTATAGTTAACAAAAGTTGACCAGCCACGAGCAAGTTGTAATCGTAAAGCTGCCTCTAAACCATTCGTATTTACTAAACCAATATTTTCCCATCTTCCGGCGATAATTCCCAAGCGATTATCTAAACTACTGCCGAAATAAGTAAACTGTCCAATTAAATTATTTGTCAGTTTCACATCCACGCCCGCAGTCCAAGATGAGCCTGTTTCAGGGATTAAATCAGGGTTTTGTTCCCAACCGTGAACAGTATCATAAACATATAATTGATCTAACCCAGGATTGCGCTGTCCCCCAGCCCAACTTCCGCGCATGGCTACTGTGGGAGAGAGCGCATAACGTAAGCCAGCACTAGGGTTGAAATAATTACCAAACTCCCCATCAAAGCTTTGTCTTAGTCCTAAATCAACCTGAAAATTGTTGCTAATATTGAAAGTGTTAACTGCAAATAAAGCTGTATTTAACAGGTTTCTATTTTCCGTGCCGTTATTAGCAATTCTATCAGGTCTGGTACTAAAAGTGTCGCCGTTTAAGTTAGTATTTTTTAAATCTAATCCCCAGCGTAACTGATAACTGGGGGTTAATTTCCACGCATGATCTACCCTAGCTGTAAGCTGTTGTGTATCTAAAACACCTGTACGGTTAAATTCCTGCCCGGCAAATACTGTGGGACCATAAGTGCTAAAATAATCTTGGTTGTAACCGACTGTGGTGGTGAGATTAGAACTTTCGCCTTCACCCAAGCGAGTTTTCCAAGATAAGCCCACATTTAAGCCATCATGGTCTAATCTATCTCTTTGCAGAGGAAAACCGAAATAAACTAAGCCGCGACG encodes:
- a CDS encoding DMT family transporter, which produces MHQSSGRWRLGLALSLLTVFLWGILPIALAINLQVLDVYTIIWFRFLMSFALLAAFLGVRGKLPNSQQLRSSSGQLLAIATLFLALNYFLFMQGLALTSPANAEVLIQLAPLLLSFGGLAIFQERYTLRQWIGVSILTSGYIVFFGEQLRNLITAQSTYVFGSALIVLGAAAWAIYALSQKQLLQSLSSAHIMLIIYGGCALLFTPFAKPQAILTLNSFHLVTLLFCAFNTLIAYGAFAESLEHWEASRVSAVLALAPIITLASVALVSVFLPSLIPTEHLTLIGILGAFLVVAGSVSITLGKAD
- a CDS encoding alpha/beta hydrolase, producing the protein MNSLFDNWTSALIRHSLLLVLAILLSIFGINISIVAAERIYATFSAIETSISITTLAKYAEDGTINNELAFYQQYLPPKQFQEFPGILLTPVKVSPEVASQFLYTPQGEFLLHRLAQVIQPKSAQAQGGFHALRSALISASAEPGGLTLLNLLRKYPYSSVHIDLRRSFAIAKELETVMNQTHDAIAAVAKQSNIEAATIPKPRNFLPLADLRSQGKFQSHKHTVRFFDSTRDRLLLTDIYIPQVQKPVPVIVISHGLGTDSSNFEYLATHLASHGLAVVVPNHPGSSAKQLQTSLHQQTSQLIAPEEFIEQPLDVKYVLNQLEKINQSDFRFQSRLNLQQVGVFGQSLGGYTALALVGAKINFQQLAADCTPETLQKSWNMSLLFQCSALALHNNPSQEYNLQDDRIKAAIAVNPITSSIFGQASLSQIKTPVMIVGSSDDTVAPALYEQIQPFSWLTTCQKYLVMLLGGTHFSTIGDGNPASQQISLPTDLVGDASQARDYMNVLSLPFFQTYVAGKSQYRPYLNAAYTKTISRASLGLSLVKSLSQTELAPALKQHGSNLFKDLGFWMLAVSMSMLRGTMLIFWTSLIG
- the truB gene encoding tRNA pseudouridine(55) synthase TruB, whose product is MQGFLNLNKPFDWTSHDCVARVRKLLRLKRVGHAGTLDPAATGVLPIALGTATRLLQYLPENKAYKATIRLGVQTTTDDLQGEIITSQPCSGLNFADVTTAMAQFHGKIEQIPPIYSAIQVDGKRLYDLARKGEIVEVPKRTVEIFHTEILDWRDGDFPELDVAIACGSGTYIRAIARDLGATLETGGTLAALIRTASSGFHLTDSLTLTDLETQIQAGTFQPSHPDIALQHLPSVTLPAISAQKWCQGQKIPITLDFSGITRVYNQETCLLGIGKLQDSVLIPTTVLKT
- a CDS encoding mobilization protein, translated to MPTIHLVDGEKGGVGKSLLTRTMIQYCLDKRIPFVPVETDRSNPDVAGVYKGICQYAVFTEDERHADKADKIFEMAMSKPVIVNLAAQSHRAVKSWIEKNLLIELGRSEGVSFCKWFVSTGGYDSLNLFVQSVNSYGDHIPHILVRNLGLCDDWEHVESDPAIQNLVGQHNIKVVDFPKLAYKERNIIDQQRLTFAQAREYQEFGVLGKQRVVQFLKLAYSSFEKVGIWYEEVK
- a CDS encoding TonB-dependent receptor plug domain-containing protein, translating into MKYFFLLPVALPSLFIAFPVLANDTEQVNSSILNLSQIELPMTQAELLTQQSIPIEVNPETQPEIESIPNEDADISLEVIGEKDPLPESTPVYVIDQEEIQKQGATSVADVLKRMPGFAINDVGPGADIHTGTYYRGASINQSVFLINGRPINNNVNTYHGGTDLNSIPVEAIERVELYSGVTSALYGSSAFGGVVNIITKAGYGQPKLTGSTEFGSLNLNNQQVSYSGSVGDARYNFSFERYFIDNRYRVPVGAANRDPEGFLSNADTATSTYFGSIGLDLDSKNTLNLDVKTLSSRRGLVYFGFPLQRDRLDHDGLNVGLSWKTRLGEGESSNLTTTVGYNQDYFSTYGPTVFAGQEFNRTGVLDTQQLTARVDHAWKLTPSYQLRWGLDLKNTNLNGDTFSTRPDRIANNGTENRNLLNTALFAVNTFNISNNFQVDLGLRQSFDGEFGNYFNPSAGLRYALSPTVAMRGSWAGGQRNPGLDQLYVYDTVHGWEQNPDLIPETGSSWTAGVDVKLTNNLIGQFTYFGSSLDNRLGIIAGRWENIGLVNTNGLEAALRLQLARGWSTFVNYTYTDAQIKTGTEAGLQLGFIPYSVAQAGVGYQNSGWNANLYVTYNSGTRRAFFNVPGETSRDFAPSFLNLDLSGRIPVTRNLGLTVYLENLLGEQYERVNRIYSPGLTFRVGLTSNF